The Acidimicrobiales bacterium genomic interval GGCGCGCGACGACAGGAAGATCGCCAGGCCGGCGACGTCTTCGGGCGTGCCGATGCGGCCCATCGGCACCCCGCGGGCGACGGCTTCCTCGCCGCCGTCGGCGTCGAGGATGAACGCCATCATCTTCGAATAGAACGGCCCGGGGGCGATGGCGTTGACCGTGATGTGGTCGCCCGTGAGGTTGTGCGCCATCTGGCGGGTGAGGTGGTGAACCGCCGCCTTGCTCGCGGCGTACGCGTAGTTCTGCGTGCTGGGCACGTTGATGCCGTCGACCGAACCGATGTTGATCACGCGTGCCGGGTCGTCAGCGGTCGCGGCGGCGCGCAACTGGGGCAGCAGCTTCGACGTGAGCTGGAACAGTCCCTTCACGTTGATGTCGAGCACCTTGTCCCACGCTTCGTCGGGGAAGTCCTCGATCGACGCGCCCCACGTGGCGCCGGCGTTGTTGACGAGAATGTCGACCTTCGGGGTGCGCTCGGCGATGATCGCGGCGAACGCCTTGGCGCCCTCTTCACCCGCCACGTTGAACGGGATCGACACGCACTTGCCCGGTCCCATCTCGTTGAGCTCCGCCGCCGCCTCGTCGCACGCCTCGGCCTTGCGCGCGGTGATGTACACGTCGGCGCCCGCGCTCACGAAGCCCTCCGCGATCATCCGCCCGATCCCGCGACTTCCCCCCGTCACGACCGCCGTCTTGCCGGCGATCGAGAACAGCCCGTTGATATCCATCCGGCGAATCTACGAGACACACTGGGGCGTGCGCGTCGTCGCCGTCCTTCTCGTCTGCGTCGCCGCGATGGCGGCGTGCGCCCGCGAGACCGATTCCGGCGTCGGCGTGCCGATTCGGGTGGTGTTCAATCACGACGGCGAAGTCGTCGAGCCGCCGATCGCGAGCGTCGCACGCCGCTGGACACACAAACAGGCGCTGGCGGCGGTCACCCACGAGTTTCCCGACGGCACGACGCAGGTTTGGTTCGGCTCGTACCAAGGCAAACCCGCGTGGCTGGCGATCACCGTGGCGCGCGGCTACACGTTCGGCGTCTACGCCGATGGTGAGACGCCGCTGCATCTCCTCAGCGGACAGATCGTGGCCCGAGGCAAGCCGCCGGTCGTCAACGCGGCCCCGGCGCGGCGCACGTACGACGGCCGACTGCACGTCACGTTCGTCACGGCCGGTCCGGGCGCGATCGGCGCCACGCCGAGCAGGTGGATGGTCGAGCCGGCGCCCGCACGCGTGCATCCGATCCAGGCGCGTGCCGTCGCCGAGCAGCGCGCGCACACGGCGGTCGTCAACCTCGTCGACGCCAACACGCGCGTGTATTTCGGCCTG includes:
- a CDS encoding SDR family oxidoreductase, with protein sequence MDINGLFSIAGKTAVVTGGSRGIGRMIAEGFVSAGADVYITARKAEACDEAAAELNEMGPGKCVSIPFNVAGEEGAKAFAAIIAERTPKVDILVNNAGATWGASIEDFPDEAWDKVLDINVKGLFQLTSKLLPQLRAAATADDPARVINIGSVDGINVPSTQNYAYAASKAAVHHLTRQMAHNLTGDHITVNAIAPGPFYSKMMAFILDADGGEEAVARGVPMGRIGTPEDVAGLAIFLSSRAGAYLTGAVIACDGGISTRSG